In one window of Kosmotoga pacifica DNA:
- a CDS encoding Cof-type HAD-IIB family hydrolase, with the protein MIKLIIIDLDGTLLSCDKKISKDNLNSLKRAMNSGVAVTISTGRSFISARDYVDHLGLEVPVSFQNGALVIKCSNGKKEIIRQVLLASDWAKKIIEKSRERGVTYILFRDFFECPDMYMESVPSSPYESYYENNRFRIRTVKDPLEYIKRDGVAEVALEGPEEKILDIIRELNPDSSVSIIKNNNLENHSFYEFFGPAVGKAMGLKFLMKHFGIGPKEVAYIGDNFNDIDVMKEVGLPIAMANAPDEVKKYAKYVTESDNDNNGVAEAIIRILEGEIR; encoded by the coding sequence ATGATAAAGTTGATCATAATAGATCTCGACGGAACTCTGTTGAGCTGTGATAAGAAGATAAGCAAAGACAATCTCAACAGCTTAAAGCGGGCGATGAACTCCGGTGTTGCTGTAACGATCTCAACGGGCAGGAGTTTTATATCAGCCAGAGATTATGTGGATCACCTCGGTCTGGAAGTGCCCGTGTCTTTTCAAAATGGTGCCCTGGTTATCAAGTGTTCGAACGGTAAAAAAGAAATCATAAGACAGGTGCTTTTGGCTTCTGATTGGGCTAAAAAGATAATCGAAAAGTCTAGAGAGAGGGGTGTGACTTACATTCTGTTCAGAGACTTCTTCGAATGCCCGGACATGTACATGGAGTCAGTTCCCTCTTCACCTTACGAAAGTTACTATGAAAACAACAGATTCAGGATAAGAACCGTTAAGGACCCGCTGGAATACATAAAAAGAGATGGCGTAGCCGAAGTTGCTCTCGAAGGTCCGGAAGAGAAGATTCTGGACATTATAAGAGAATTGAACCCCGATAGCAGCGTTTCGATTATAAAGAATAACAACCTTGAGAACCATTCCTTTTACGAATTCTTTGGCCCAGCAGTTGGAAAGGCTATGGGGCTAAAATTTCTCATGAAGCATTTTGGTATTGGTCCCAAGGAAGTCGCATATATTGGTGATAATTTCAATGATATTGATGTTATGAAAGAAGTTGGGTTACCCATTGCGATGGCCAACGCCCCAGATGAAGTGAAAAAGTATGCAAAGTACGTTACAGAGAGCGACAACGATAACAACGGTGTAGCCGAGGCGATAATAAGAATCCTCGAGGGGGAAATTAGATGA
- a CDS encoding inositol monophosphatase family protein: MSSDELLVRNISNKLREIWRELDDTRQLLIKEKSGFRDIVTDVDIIIENKLRDYLISLIPGTGYFGEETVRIEGEEFWIVDPVDGTTNFSRKNPHFATQVAFYSRGLIVLGVIYDPSKDEMFTALQGTGAFLNGEKIRVSNVTDLKEASAHTGLQYSSETAFERISARIKRAIASCRALRIAGSACLDLCYVACGRADVFWEEALKPWDVAAGKLIVEEAGGNVDSCLNEPFNLFSPNILASNGKVQLLKAFREKILDL, from the coding sequence GTGAGCAGTGATGAATTATTGGTAAGAAATATATCAAATAAACTCAGAGAAATCTGGCGGGAACTCGACGATACCCGCCAGTTGCTTATCAAAGAGAAATCTGGATTCAGAGACATAGTCACTGATGTGGATATCATAATAGAGAACAAATTACGCGATTATTTAATTTCCCTCATTCCAGGTACAGGATATTTCGGTGAAGAAACGGTGAGAATCGAAGGCGAAGAATTCTGGATAGTCGACCCCGTCGACGGAACTACGAATTTCTCCCGGAAGAATCCTCATTTTGCTACTCAGGTAGCCTTTTATTCAAGGGGTCTTATTGTCCTAGGCGTTATCTATGACCCTTCAAAAGATGAAATGTTCACCGCTCTTCAAGGAACAGGTGCGTTTCTGAACGGTGAAAAAATCAGGGTGAGCAACGTAACCGACCTCAAAGAAGCTTCCGCTCACACAGGGTTACAGTATTCTTCTGAAACAGCCTTTGAAAGAATTAGCGCGCGAATCAAGCGCGCGATTGCAAGTTGCAGAGCCCTGAGAATCGCTGGAAGCGCCTGCTTGGATTTGTGTTATGTGGCCTGCGGTAGGGCCGATGTCTTTTGGGAAGAGGCTTTGAAACCCTGGGACGTAGCAGCAGGCAAACTCATCGTTGAAGAGGCAGGTGGAAACGTCGATAGCTGCCTCAATGAACCCTTCAATCTTTTTTCCCCCAATATACTGGCGTCCAATGGAAAGGTTCAGTTACTAAAAGCTTTCAGAGAGAAAATTCTCGATTTATAG
- the ortB gene encoding 2-amino-4-oxopentanoate thiolase subunit OrtB, producing the protein MMNKSYEAVMSRRNEIMKRSVGIDYEKYKITEIAFDYERMMKEVGYTLDEVRSIQRETGVGNTPLVELRNITKLVRKLADPGKGARIFLKDEAANPSGSFKDRRASVSVYKAKELGYSGVIAATSGNYGAAVASQAAKRGLKCIVVQETFDSRGIGQPEILEKGRACEAYGAEVVQLTVGPELFYYFLLLLEETGFFNASLYTPYGIAGVETLGYELVQQCRNEIGKDPDYVVITHAGGGNLTGTARGLLKAGALDTKIVAASVNLTGLHMASDRDFNRKSFTTGHTGFGIPFAVYPDRSDVPRNAARALRYMDRYLLVSQGEVFYVTEMLARLEGMQRGPAGNTSLTAAISLARELPEDNIVVVQETEYTGAGKLPSAQLSFAVKNGVQILRGDPSILDKPGERIVIPESPEQIKAIEIPLEKLRKSYLKELIKRGHRELTNDDIEFLAMDLKTSGDEVIRMFREVIENG; encoded by the coding sequence ATGATGAATAAATCTTACGAAGCTGTAATGAGTCGCAGAAACGAAATCATGAAGCGTTCTGTTGGCATTGACTATGAAAAGTACAAGATAACCGAAATCGCTTTCGATTACGAACGAATGATGAAAGAAGTTGGCTATACGCTCGATGAAGTGAGGAGCATACAGCGAGAGACAGGTGTAGGGAACACCCCACTAGTCGAGTTGCGAAATATAACGAAGCTGGTCAGAAAACTGGCCGACCCAGGAAAGGGTGCTAGGATTTTTCTGAAGGACGAAGCTGCGAATCCTTCCGGTAGTTTCAAAGACAGAAGAGCCTCAGTTAGCGTTTACAAAGCGAAAGAGCTCGGGTACAGCGGTGTCATTGCTGCCACCAGTGGTAACTATGGTGCGGCGGTAGCCTCACAAGCAGCAAAAAGAGGATTGAAGTGCATAGTAGTACAGGAAACTTTTGACAGCCGTGGAATCGGACAGCCAGAGATTCTCGAAAAAGGCAGGGCTTGTGAAGCTTACGGAGCGGAAGTGGTTCAGCTAACCGTCGGACCTGAATTGTTTTACTATTTCTTGTTGCTGCTGGAAGAGACGGGGTTCTTCAATGCTTCCCTTTATACGCCTTATGGAATAGCCGGTGTTGAAACTCTTGGTTATGAGCTTGTCCAGCAATGTAGAAATGAGATCGGGAAAGACCCAGATTATGTTGTGATCACCCATGCTGGTGGTGGCAACCTTACTGGAACCGCCAGAGGGCTTCTGAAAGCTGGTGCGTTAGATACCAAAATCGTGGCAGCCAGTGTTAACCTCACCGGGTTACATATGGCCAGCGACAGGGACTTCAACAGAAAGTCCTTCACCACGGGACATACGGGATTTGGCATTCCCTTCGCGGTATATCCCGACCGTTCCGACGTTCCTCGAAACGCCGCGAGAGCTTTGAGATATATGGACAGATATCTTCTGGTTAGTCAGGGCGAAGTCTTTTATGTAACAGAAATGCTTGCCCGGCTAGAAGGTATGCAGCGCGGTCCGGCAGGCAACACCTCACTCACTGCTGCGATAAGTCTTGCTAGAGAACTGCCAGAAGACAATATAGTGGTCGTTCAGGAGACGGAGTACACTGGTGCGGGGAAACTACCCAGTGCGCAACTTTCTTTTGCTGTCAAAAATGGTGTACAGATTCTCAGAGGCGATCCATCAATTCTTGATAAACCTGGTGAGCGAATCGTCATTCCCGAGAGTCCAGAGCAGATAAAAGCCATAGAAATTCCCCTAGAAAAGCTGCGTAAGTCTTATCTAAAAGAGCTTATAAAGAGGGGACATCGCGAACTGACGAATGATGACATAGAATTTCTTGCCATGGACCTTAAAACGAGTGGTGATGAAGTCATTAGAATGTTCAGGGAGGTAATAGAAAATGGCTGA
- a CDS encoding ornithine aminomutase subunit alpha — translation MAEMRKDDFLQRSKHLQNMTDEELDRYFWELAEKIVDPLIELARTHTSPSIERSVLLRMGFNSLEAKAIVEKVFDFGLLGKGAGHIVYRTAKELGKPILETGRELASGQHWEIVERLFKGVEE, via the coding sequence ATGGCTGAAATGAGGAAGGATGACTTCCTTCAGAGAAGTAAGCACCTGCAAAATATGACCGATGAAGAACTCGATAGATATTTCTGGGAACTGGCAGAGAAGATAGTAGATCCTCTAATAGAACTGGCCAGAACACATACAAGCCCCTCAATAGAGCGTTCGGTATTACTCAGAATGGGATTCAATAGCCTTGAGGCAAAGGCCATCGTTGAAAAAGTGTTTGATTTCGGTCTGTTGGGAAAGGGAGCCGGACATATCGTTTACAGAACGGCAAAAGAGCTGGGAAAACCGATTCTCGAAACTGGTAGAGAACTCGCTTCTGGTCAGCACTGGGAGATCGTTGAAAGGCTCTTCAAAGGAGTGGAAGAATGA
- the oraE gene encoding D-ornithine 4,5-aminomutase subunit OraE: MLNPNEKLKIEEILKDLEYYRPRRRGWSWRKQLPKGTKVGPFEYDQISEPLKNSVPLPAAHYFGNIDPQPDVVITSEIASGRFEDDIRRMRMAAWHGADHIMVIRTLGQSHMDGLIEGTPEGIGGIPITRKQLRATRKALDIIEDEVGRPINFHSYVSGVAGPEIAVLFAEEGVNGAHQDPQYNVLYRGINPIRSFVDAAVAKRIMAWADMLQIDGAHNANASAKMAWKVMPELLVQHAINCAFSIKAGMKKENIALSTVPPVVSPAPEFKMNFIYALTVRELFKGFKFRAQMNTRYIESDLFDATRIHVLDTLISRLTKADLQSTITPDEGRNVPWHVNSIRGVETAKHTLLALDGIKDLLKVNEEVVRPKIRELKMRAILFMEEILENGGYFEAVEKGFFVDNGYYPERLGDGIARPKDGGIGAGSVVSRDPDYFAPVCEHFGYNNLPEGLEKPCDLIGGCTFHKPEKIQFIDELDERDNVYLRMEKVVKERDEGLMSPEVEWWGDGWIQLDMTIPDDEAHAEAAAIAIARKLGLQEPTVISKTLLHPSEGTYVELKARVPFKVRRDELTLPEKPKTLPEEEISEFISRYPMKVVAGTAGNDEHSVGLREILDIKHGGIEKFGIKYTYLGTSVPPEKFIDAAIETGADAILISTIITHNDVHVENMKKIHQLAIEKGIRDKIILIAGGTQINNDLAVSCGMDAGFGRGTKGIYVASFLVKRKRELIGE; this comes from the coding sequence ATGCTGAACCCGAATGAAAAACTGAAAATTGAGGAGATCTTGAAAGATCTGGAGTACTATAGGCCCAGGAGAAGGGGCTGGAGCTGGCGAAAACAACTTCCAAAAGGTACTAAAGTTGGGCCATTTGAGTACGATCAGATCTCCGAACCTTTGAAGAACAGTGTTCCTTTACCGGCTGCGCATTACTTTGGAAATATTGATCCACAGCCCGATGTCGTTATAACCTCTGAAATAGCATCCGGAAGGTTCGAAGATGACATTAGACGAATGCGTATGGCTGCCTGGCACGGAGCGGATCATATCATGGTGATCCGTACACTCGGACAGAGCCATATGGATGGACTCATCGAGGGAACACCTGAAGGTATAGGGGGTATCCCGATAACGAGAAAACAACTACGCGCCACGCGAAAAGCCCTCGACATCATTGAAGACGAAGTTGGCAGGCCCATTAACTTTCACAGTTATGTGAGCGGAGTCGCTGGACCAGAGATCGCTGTGCTATTCGCTGAGGAAGGTGTCAATGGCGCCCATCAGGATCCCCAATATAACGTGCTGTACAGGGGAATTAACCCGATACGTTCCTTTGTTGACGCGGCCGTCGCAAAGAGGATAATGGCCTGGGCAGATATGTTACAGATAGATGGTGCACACAACGCCAATGCATCGGCGAAAATGGCATGGAAAGTAATGCCAGAACTTCTGGTTCAACATGCCATCAACTGTGCATTTTCTATTAAAGCTGGAATGAAAAAAGAAAACATTGCCCTATCAACCGTTCCGCCTGTAGTCTCTCCTGCGCCTGAATTCAAAATGAATTTCATCTATGCCCTCACTGTTAGAGAACTATTCAAAGGGTTTAAATTCAGGGCACAGATGAATACCCGGTATATCGAGTCAGATCTCTTCGATGCGACGAGGATACACGTCCTCGATACATTGATTTCCAGATTGACCAAGGCCGATCTTCAATCGACGATCACCCCGGATGAAGGTAGAAATGTACCCTGGCACGTTAATTCTATAAGAGGAGTAGAAACGGCTAAACACACCCTGCTCGCCCTTGATGGGATAAAGGACCTGTTAAAAGTGAACGAGGAGGTTGTAAGACCTAAAATCCGAGAACTCAAAATGCGTGCAATACTGTTTATGGAAGAGATTCTCGAAAACGGAGGGTATTTTGAAGCGGTAGAAAAGGGCTTCTTCGTCGATAATGGTTATTATCCGGAAAGGTTGGGCGATGGAATAGCCAGACCCAAAGATGGTGGTATTGGAGCTGGTAGTGTCGTCTCCAGAGATCCAGATTATTTTGCCCCTGTTTGTGAACATTTCGGTTACAACAACCTGCCCGAAGGACTCGAAAAACCTTGTGATCTTATTGGAGGCTGTACGTTCCACAAACCCGAAAAAATCCAATTCATCGACGAGTTAGATGAACGGGACAACGTATACCTCAGGATGGAAAAGGTTGTTAAGGAACGCGATGAAGGCCTTATGAGCCCAGAAGTTGAATGGTGGGGTGACGGTTGGATCCAACTGGATATGACTATTCCAGATGATGAGGCGCATGCTGAGGCAGCAGCAATCGCCATCGCCAGAAAGCTTGGCCTTCAGGAGCCCACGGTGATAAGCAAAACGCTGCTTCATCCGAGTGAGGGGACATATGTGGAACTGAAGGCGAGGGTGCCATTCAAGGTACGGCGCGATGAACTCACACTGCCGGAAAAGCCCAAAACTTTACCGGAAGAAGAGATAAGTGAGTTCATTTCTCGATACCCTATGAAAGTAGTGGCGGGTACTGCCGGTAACGACGAACATTCCGTCGGGTTGAGAGAGATACTGGATATAAAGCACGGAGGTATCGAAAAATTCGGTATCAAGTACACTTACCTTGGCACCAGTGTCCCGCCAGAAAAATTTATCGATGCAGCGATCGAAACGGGAGCAGATGCGATCCTTATTTCCACGATAATAACCCACAACGATGTCCATGTTGAAAATATGAAGAAGATACACCAACTGGCAATTGAAAAGGGAATCAGAGACAAAATCATACTGATAGCTGGTGGAACGCAGATCAACAACGACCTTGCCGTTAGCTGTGGTATGGACGCGGGGTTTGGACGCGGCACCAAGGGCATTTATGTTGCAAGTTTCCTCGTGAAAAGGAAGAGAGAACTCATTGGTGAATGA
- a CDS encoding CoA-binding protein, giving the protein MKTSPEIAREVLLKFRRIIVVGFSKNAEKAANFVPMFLKEMGYEIIPVNPTMSEYGGMKVYADLGEVVASGISLELVEIFRPSEEAEAVALKAMELGAKALWLQKGISSLRAEQKAKEKGIDYVQDRCMYEDYKNFFNTKRLTEL; this is encoded by the coding sequence TTGAAAACTTCTCCAGAAATCGCAAGAGAGGTACTTTTAAAGTTCAGAAGGATCATCGTTGTGGGGTTTTCGAAGAATGCTGAAAAAGCTGCCAACTTTGTTCCAATGTTCCTGAAAGAGATGGGGTATGAAATCATTCCTGTGAATCCAACAATGAGCGAATACGGGGGAATGAAAGTTTATGCAGACCTTGGTGAAGTTGTTGCTTCTGGCATATCTCTGGAACTTGTGGAAATCTTCAGACCTTCCGAAGAAGCCGAGGCCGTTGCTCTGAAAGCCATGGAACTCGGTGCAAAAGCTCTGTGGCTTCAAAAGGGAATATCGAGTTTGCGTGCTGAACAAAAAGCCAAGGAAAAAGGGATAGATTATGTACAAGATAGATGTATGTACGAAGACTATAAAAACTTTTTCAATACTAAAAGACTCACTGAACTATAA
- the lnt gene encoding apolipoprotein N-acyltransferase — translation MIAILLSAVLTALSMPGMLWGGLIWIALIPFFLNMERGGLLSGTLKAFLYAYIYLMVAHYWVLPVLSVNVPEVLSSFPPFVGTVSFFMMGVLMAFPFLGFGFLYKLYNKKFAGSLLLSSLFTASLYTLFEWLRSLGQLGFTGGSFSDAFVHQKGLLQLSAFGGPYLLVFLVVFVNAMLAYVLKHWRKNKYIFVFTALFVLFALNSLIVRFLPAPLTNPLYDKSITAIQTNIPQSLKYNESPLKVYQIIERALEEAPPGSLVVLPEASFLYDIRDSFIGSKLQELSRKRDLNILIGFPAAEGKKKYNQLRLLSPEGFSEEFYAKMKPTPFAEFLPYPKLFGIFKFMRFLDFFSPGEEFSVFEVGDQRIGAQICFDSYYPEVSRELVNAGSYVILVSTNDGWFNLRTGLIQHLSKAILRAVENRRYVVQVSNTGISAVIDPYGRVLTRLPTVSEWSVEYVVNDFHYTPKADRTFYTDHGDWFAYVVLIISFLMIVGGVFI, via the coding sequence ATGATTGCTATATTGCTTTCAGCAGTGCTCACAGCTCTTTCCATGCCAGGAATGTTGTGGGGAGGATTGATCTGGATTGCTCTCATTCCGTTTTTTTTAAACATGGAACGCGGAGGGCTTTTGTCTGGAACCCTTAAGGCTTTCCTATATGCTTATATCTACTTGATGGTCGCACACTATTGGGTATTACCGGTACTCTCAGTGAATGTCCCGGAAGTTCTCAGTTCTTTTCCGCCTTTTGTGGGAACAGTGAGTTTCTTCATGATGGGTGTACTGATGGCGTTTCCATTCCTGGGATTTGGCTTTCTTTATAAGCTTTACAACAAAAAGTTTGCCGGTTCCTTGTTGCTGAGTTCTCTTTTTACTGCCTCCCTTTACACCCTTTTCGAATGGCTGCGTTCCCTTGGTCAGCTCGGATTCACAGGTGGTAGTTTCAGTGATGCGTTTGTGCATCAAAAAGGTTTGTTGCAGCTTTCGGCTTTTGGCGGTCCATATTTATTGGTTTTTCTGGTGGTTTTCGTCAACGCTATGCTTGCATATGTCTTGAAACACTGGAGAAAGAACAAATACATCTTTGTATTCACCGCTCTTTTTGTATTGTTCGCTCTCAACTCTCTTATTGTTAGATTCTTACCAGCCCCACTGACAAATCCTCTGTACGACAAGAGTATAACGGCCATTCAAACTAACATTCCCCAGTCACTGAAGTATAACGAATCGCCACTGAAGGTCTACCAAATAATCGAAAGGGCTCTCGAAGAAGCCCCACCCGGTAGCTTGGTCGTTCTTCCAGAGGCAAGCTTTTTATATGATATCCGTGACAGCTTTATTGGTTCAAAGCTTCAGGAACTGTCGAGAAAAAGGGACCTTAACATACTGATTGGTTTTCCGGCTGCTGAGGGAAAAAAGAAGTACAACCAACTTCGACTGCTCAGTCCTGAAGGTTTTTCAGAAGAATTCTATGCGAAGATGAAACCCACGCCTTTTGCGGAATTTCTTCCTTATCCGAAGTTGTTCGGTATTTTCAAGTTCATGAGGTTTCTCGATTTTTTCTCTCCGGGCGAAGAGTTCAGTGTCTTTGAAGTTGGTGACCAACGGATAGGAGCACAAATTTGCTTCGATTCTTACTATCCTGAAGTGTCTCGGGAGCTGGTCAATGCGGGCAGTTACGTTATACTCGTATCGACAAACGATGGCTGGTTCAATCTCAGGACAGGACTCATCCAACACCTTTCTAAGGCCATCCTTCGCGCCGTGGAAAATAGACGTTACGTGGTACAAGTATCGAATACCGGTATCTCTGCTGTGATTGATCCTTATGGTAGAGTGCTCACGAGGCTGCCTACTGTATCAGAGTGGTCTGTTGAATATGTAGTGAATGATTTTCATTACACTCCCAAAGCAGATAGGACATTCTATACTGATCACGGCGATTGGTTTGCCTACGTTGTCCTCATTATATCTTTTCTCATGATAGTAGGAGGTGTGTTCATTTGA
- a CDS encoding ExsB family protein: protein MSIEKKIATTLSEIKATAIKMVVAFSGGKDSTLVAALARKALGKRNVKLLNVCFGPYSYSRGIEIVVEIAKSLDLGLEFTAGYEDQEKIWKHGPSCNRCTKFAKFNAVLKSTSAIIATGANLSDTWGQTGIALRKRLYAPIRNWSKAEIDEALDYLGIEVPRIGEAPTREGCKLKHLLKIMANPAYHGQAVAIANEILLDYLEGIPHDIANVKIIGPLSRNIALINVSPAPSEEIRLKVTERLMKTGIIEEVHWVLAPLRLTISANPGIFNNEASKEWILKGRLQPEFAAPIIINWVESRNRRLATFQVIDYAVMGVKP, encoded by the coding sequence TTGTCGATTGAAAAGAAAATCGCCACAACACTTTCGGAGATAAAAGCTACCGCTATAAAGATGGTTGTAGCCTTTTCCGGTGGTAAAGACAGCACCCTTGTTGCTGCCCTTGCAAGAAAAGCCCTTGGAAAGAGGAACGTCAAGCTTCTCAACGTTTGTTTCGGACCGTACAGTTACAGCCGGGGAATCGAAATCGTCGTCGAAATCGCAAAGAGTCTGGATCTTGGTTTGGAATTCACAGCGGGCTATGAAGATCAAGAAAAGATATGGAAACATGGCCCATCCTGTAACAGATGTACCAAGTTTGCGAAATTCAATGCTGTGTTAAAATCAACGTCCGCCATCATAGCGACGGGTGCAAACCTTTCTGATACCTGGGGCCAAACGGGTATAGCCTTGAGAAAGAGACTATATGCACCGATAAGGAACTGGTCAAAAGCGGAAATAGACGAAGCTCTTGACTATCTCGGTATAGAAGTTCCACGTATAGGAGAAGCACCGACCAGGGAAGGCTGTAAACTAAAGCACCTGTTGAAAATTATGGCGAATCCCGCTTATCATGGTCAGGCCGTAGCCATCGCCAACGAGATATTACTTGACTATCTCGAAGGAATACCTCACGATATCGCGAATGTGAAGATAATAGGTCCATTGTCACGAAATATTGCGCTGATAAATGTTTCCCCTGCCCCTTCTGAAGAAATAAGATTGAAGGTCACCGAGCGTCTCATGAAAACTGGTATTATTGAAGAGGTACATTGGGTATTGGCACCGCTGAGACTCACAATCTCCGCAAATCCTGGAATTTTTAACAACGAAGCATCAAAGGAGTGGATACTCAAAGGAAGGTTACAACCGGAGTTTGCAGCGCCGATAATAATCAATTGGGTTGAGTCAAGGAACAGAAGACTTGCAACTTTTCAGGTAATAGACTATGCAGTTATGGGGGTGAAACCATGA
- the ortA gene encoding 2-amino-4-oxopentanoate thiolase subunit OrtA, with translation MKAKKGQWVQIQSIILKPEERAPQIPEDTKRVPLEMRVKGYLLDAEAILGDDVTVETATGRRVKGKLVAIEPRYIHDFGEHVPVLAEIEREFSRLIDSLKESDDDE, from the coding sequence TTGAAGGCTAAAAAGGGACAGTGGGTACAGATACAATCTATCATTCTCAAACCGGAAGAACGAGCTCCTCAGATTCCGGAAGATACCAAAAGGGTTCCACTAGAGATGAGAGTGAAGGGTTATCTCCTTGATGCCGAAGCTATCCTGGGAGACGATGTTACAGTGGAGACTGCGACCGGTCGAAGGGTCAAAGGAAAGCTAGTGGCAATAGAACCTAGATATATTCATGACTTCGGAGAACACGTCCCGGTTCTTGCGGAAATCGAGCGAGAATTTTCAAGGTTGATCGATTCTCTGAAAGAGAGTGATGATGATGAATAA